In Microvenator marinus, one genomic interval encodes:
- a CDS encoding DUF302 domain-containing protein → MSLERDYALTKSFNGSVADAITKVREALATEGFGVLTEIDVQATLKKKLDVDRPPYMILGACNPALAHQALSAEAPIGVLLPCNVTVFEDDDGKTWIQAIDPIAMFSVVGRDDISPIADDVKARLVRVLEKV, encoded by the coding sequence ATGAGTTTAGAAAGAGACTATGCGCTAACGAAGAGTTTTAATGGAAGTGTTGCTGACGCGATCACCAAGGTTCGAGAAGCCCTCGCGACCGAAGGGTTTGGCGTGCTCACGGAGATCGATGTTCAGGCTACACTGAAGAAGAAGCTAGACGTAGATCGACCGCCTTACATGATTCTAGGCGCCTGCAATCCAGCGCTGGCGCATCAAGCGTTGAGCGCGGAAGCGCCCATCGGTGTGCTCCTGCCTTGCAATGTCACAGTTTTCGAAGACGATGACGGCAAGACTTGGATTCAAGCCATTGACCCAATCGCCATGTTTTCCGTGGTTGGCCGCGACGATATCTCGCCGATTGCCGACGACGTCAAAGCCCGACTCGTGCGCGTGCTCGAAAAGGTTTGA
- a CDS encoding cystathionine gamma-synthase: MHDPKSTYENQKFGTRAIHAGQSPEPTTGAIMTPIFQTSTYVQSSPGVHTGFEYSRTQNPTRHALEDCLASLEKAKHGIAFASGCAATTTILHTLDADAHVVSGDDVYGGTYRLFTKVFQGKSVDFSFVDMTDISAFEAAIKPNTKLIWLESPTNPLLKICDIRQICEIAHAKGIKVVVDNTFMSPYFQTPLDLGADMVVHSTTKYINGHSDVVGGIVLTRDDEIANQLRFLQNSIGAVPGPFDSWLVLRGVKTLHVRMRQHALGAMAVAKYLEAHDAVERVVYPGLESHPQFKIAQEQMHGPGGMITFYLKDGLSKAQSMLENVRIFALAESLGGVESLIEHPAIMTHASVPADVRAQLGISDGLVRLSVGIEDIEDLLEDLENALRA, from the coding sequence ATGCACGACCCGAAATCAACCTACGAAAACCAAAAGTTTGGAACCCGCGCGATTCACGCCGGTCAGTCTCCCGAGCCAACGACCGGCGCGATCATGACGCCGATCTTCCAGACCTCGACTTATGTTCAATCATCGCCGGGTGTGCACACCGGGTTTGAGTACAGCCGTACACAAAACCCTACGCGCCACGCCCTCGAGGATTGTCTCGCGAGTCTAGAAAAGGCAAAGCACGGCATCGCGTTTGCGTCGGGATGTGCGGCCACAACCACCATTTTGCACACCCTCGATGCCGACGCACACGTGGTCTCCGGAGACGACGTCTACGGCGGCACGTACCGACTTTTCACCAAGGTCTTCCAGGGCAAGAGTGTCGATTTTTCCTTCGTCGACATGACGGATATTTCGGCTTTCGAAGCCGCGATTAAGCCCAATACGAAGCTCATTTGGTTGGAGTCCCCCACGAACCCACTGCTCAAGATTTGCGATATTCGCCAGATCTGTGAAATCGCGCACGCAAAGGGCATCAAAGTGGTCGTGGACAACACGTTCATGAGCCCTTATTTCCAGACACCTCTCGATCTGGGCGCTGATATGGTGGTTCACTCCACCACGAAGTACATCAACGGCCACTCCGACGTGGTGGGCGGTATCGTTCTGACCCGAGACGACGAGATCGCGAATCAATTGCGATTTTTGCAGAATTCGATCGGCGCGGTACCTGGGCCGTTTGATTCCTGGCTGGTACTCCGCGGAGTGAAAACCCTGCATGTTCGGATGCGCCAACATGCATTGGGTGCCATGGCCGTTGCAAAGTACTTGGAAGCGCACGATGCCGTTGAGCGCGTGGTCTATCCAGGGCTTGAGTCGCACCCCCAATTCAAGATCGCCCAGGAACAGATGCACGGGCCTGGGGGCATGATCACTTTCTATCTCAAAGACGGCCTCTCAAAGGCTCAGTCCATGCTCGAGAACGTGCGAATCTTCGCGCTCGCCGAGAGCCTTGGCGGCGTGGAGAGCCTCATCGAACATCCCGCGATCATGACGCACGCATCCGTTCCGGCTGACGTGCGCGCCCAACTCGGGATCTCCGACGGGCTCGTAAGACTTTCAGTGGGCATCGAGGATATCGAAGATCTCTTGGAAGATCTGGAGAACGCGTTGCGTGCGTAA
- a CDS encoding M23 family metallopeptidase, with translation MRKTLACLGVIAWLGFSSCATQPGTPVCLAGATLDEGGQCVAQRAAVHYLPFREGYKTFVSQAFHGAQTHKGYDAFSVDFECEEGDPIVASRSGRVWDVREDSNHGCPDPVCGKDSNYVVIDHGDGTYSSYHHLRYLGAMVERGEEVCAGQVIGMCGSTGYATAPHLHFTLSDRVRTLPLRFVEGYHQKGNGVPIAKTQYVSENKLRSQCSVGQWSELGRGAFLHQGIELDRGVPLVLKPGSRTILSGRFFGDQPKIAVHRRSADSGTWISECVDKGPNGEFSVIIDWPALRFPSGRYRMMMTGADSACYEASWAWSYDVQVLP, from the coding sequence GTGCGTAAGACTCTGGCTTGTCTTGGGGTGATCGCGTGGCTGGGATTCTCGTCCTGCGCGACTCAGCCGGGCACGCCTGTATGCCTTGCTGGAGCCACACTCGACGAAGGTGGTCAATGTGTTGCGCAGCGGGCCGCCGTCCATTATCTGCCCTTTCGCGAAGGCTATAAAACCTTCGTGAGCCAAGCCTTCCACGGTGCCCAGACCCACAAGGGTTACGACGCCTTCTCCGTAGACTTCGAGTGCGAAGAAGGCGACCCGATCGTGGCCAGCCGATCGGGCAGGGTTTGGGATGTTCGTGAGGATTCGAATCATGGATGTCCCGATCCGGTGTGCGGCAAAGACTCAAACTATGTGGTCATCGATCACGGAGATGGGACCTATTCGAGCTATCACCATCTTCGCTACCTCGGCGCAATGGTCGAACGGGGTGAAGAGGTCTGTGCCGGCCAAGTGATCGGAATGTGCGGGTCCACAGGTTATGCCACAGCTCCACATCTGCATTTTACGCTCAGCGACCGGGTTCGAACGCTGCCCTTGCGATTTGTGGAGGGGTACCACCAAAAAGGCAACGGGGTGCCAATCGCCAAGACTCAATACGTCTCCGAAAACAAACTTCGGTCCCAATGCAGTGTTGGTCAGTGGTCCGAATTGGGGCGTGGAGCCTTTTTGCATCAGGGCATAGAACTCGATCGGGGCGTGCCATTGGTGCTCAAACCCGGCAGCAGAACGATCCTTTCGGGGCGCTTTTTTGGAGACCAACCTAAGATTGCCGTCCACCGAAGATCGGCGGATTCGGGGACGTGGATCTCAGAATGTGTGGATAAAGGACCCAACGGTGAGTTCAGTGTTATCATCGATTGGCCGGCATTACGATTTCCATCCGGACGCTATCGGATGATGATGACAGGCGCCGATAGTGCTTGCTACGAGGCCTCTTGGGCGTGGAGCTATGACGTTCAAGTCCTTCCATGA
- a CDS encoding NADH-quinone oxidoreductase subunit A: MEIADYLGFVLLTLVAFVVVVAITFSANAFGPRNPTKQKVMPYESGSDQLVAPQEHRFSVKFYMVAISFILFDLETVFLVPWAISWKQSQMLGFGLYSLGVMMLFVAVLTIGLVYEWKQGGLEWD; the protein is encoded by the coding sequence ATGGAAATTGCTGATTACCTTGGGTTTGTGCTTCTAACGCTCGTTGCGTTCGTCGTCGTCGTCGCGATCACGTTCTCAGCGAACGCTTTTGGCCCGCGTAACCCGACCAAACAAAAGGTCATGCCCTACGAGTCAGGCTCTGACCAACTCGTGGCGCCGCAAGAACACCGTTTTAGCGTTAAATTCTACATGGTCGCGATAAGCTTCATCCTTTTTGACCTAGAGACCGTTTTCTTGGTCCCCTGGGCAATCAGCTGGAAGCAAAGTCAAATGCTCGGTTTTGGCCTCTACTCGCTCGGTGTCATGATGCTCTTCGTGGCGGTGCTGACGATTGGACTGGTCTATGAGTGGAAGCAAGGAGGTCTGGAATGGGATTAG
- a CDS encoding NADH-quinone oxidoreductase subunit B, which produces MGLEYNLPESVVVTTRLEDVVNWARKNSLFQYPFVTACCGMEYMATATARYDIARFGAEIPRFSPRQADLLWVVGTVNHKLAPYLRRIYEQIAEPKWVISFGVCASTGGFYDNYATVQGIDKIIPVDVYIPGCPPRPEQVLDGLLKLQEKIEHEPWRKYAYEEKKAQREGAEPEENPLFRRVR; this is translated from the coding sequence ATGGGATTAGAGTATAATTTGCCCGAATCCGTGGTTGTGACCACGCGACTTGAAGATGTGGTGAACTGGGCGCGAAAAAACTCGTTGTTCCAGTATCCGTTCGTAACCGCGTGTTGCGGCATGGAGTACATGGCCACTGCGACCGCACGCTACGATATCGCGCGTTTCGGCGCGGAGATCCCTCGTTTCTCGCCGCGCCAGGCAGACTTGCTCTGGGTGGTCGGAACCGTGAACCACAAGCTCGCGCCTTACTTACGCCGGATTTACGAGCAGATCGCTGAGCCCAAATGGGTGATTTCGTTCGGTGTTTGTGCCTCCACTGGTGGCTTCTACGATAATTACGCCACGGTGCAGGGGATCGACAAAATCATCCCTGTGGACGTCTACATTCCTGGCTGTCCTCCACGACCAGAACAGGTTCTGGATGGTCTGCTCAAGCTTCAAGAGAAGATTGAGCACGAGCCCTGGAGAAAGTACGCCTACGAAGAGAAGAAGGCCCAACGCGAAGGCGCTGAGCCCGAAGAGAACCCCTTGTTCCGAAGGGTAAGATAA
- a CDS encoding NADH-quinone oxidoreductase subunit C: MAKKLIDLVKKKFGDALLQSHSRLGNDTVVVSKDSLADVIEFLRDDEASKMNFLRDITAVDYLNRRPRFDVVYVLYSMELKHMLVVRAPLEESDVSLPTIAHLYGCAAWLEREVFDMYGVKFVGHPDLRRVLLYEEFEGHPLRKDYATQASQPRIELLSRERDSVEEFRKYVKDEDINTGSRAD, from the coding sequence ATGGCGAAGAAACTTATCGATCTCGTGAAGAAGAAATTCGGTGATGCGCTTTTGCAATCACACTCACGACTTGGAAACGATACCGTCGTTGTCAGCAAGGACTCGCTCGCCGATGTGATCGAGTTCCTGCGTGATGATGAAGCCTCAAAGATGAACTTCCTTCGGGATATCACGGCTGTGGACTACCTCAACCGCCGGCCCCGATTCGACGTCGTCTACGTCCTCTACAGCATGGAGCTTAAGCACATGTTGGTGGTGCGTGCTCCGCTGGAAGAATCCGACGTCTCCCTGCCTACGATCGCTCATCTCTACGGCTGTGCAGCATGGCTCGAGAGAGAGGTGTTCGACATGTATGGCGTCAAGTTCGTAGGCCACCCGGACCTCAGACGCGTTCTTCTTTACGAAGAGTTTGAAGGCCATCCGCTGCGCAAAGACTACGCGACACAGGCATCACAGCCACGAATCGAACTGCTCTCACGTGAGCGTGACTCCGTGGAAGAGTTCAGAAAATACGTCAAAGACGAAGACATCAACACCGGCTCACGCGCCGACTAG
- the nuoD gene encoding NADH dehydrogenase (quinone) subunit D, with translation MAEDIFQGIDQDIHSEPMILQMGPSHPATHGTVRFTLTLDGESVVKCDTEVGYLHRGFEKESENSTWTQVFPYTDRLNYVSPLLNNFGYALAVEKLLGIEVPERCDYIRTIMGEVSRLSDHLTCVGAGGLELGAMTAFLYAIEGRELVWDLIEQVTGARLTVSYGRVGGVKDDLTPDFAENWAVVKKRLLEIHATTHKLLTRNRIFLDRMEGTGVITPEAALSYGYTGVCLRSTGVAYDVRKDHPYFCYDKVDFDVPVGAHGDNFDRYLCRMDEILQSIRIIDQCLAQIQPGPVNSDDPRVVLPEKVKVYNTIESMIQHFKIIFEGIQVPPGEVYSYTEGGNGELGYYIVSNGTGKPWKIHVRAPSFIMMGGIHKLFEGSLLADIIPTFDTINMIGGECDR, from the coding sequence ATGGCTGAAGATATCTTCCAAGGAATCGATCAGGATATCCATTCCGAACCCATGATTCTGCAGATGGGACCGAGTCACCCGGCCACCCACGGCACCGTGAGGTTCACTCTGACGCTTGACGGCGAGAGTGTGGTCAAATGCGACACGGAAGTGGGCTACCTGCATCGCGGGTTTGAGAAAGAGTCTGAGAACTCAACGTGGACTCAGGTGTTCCCCTATACGGACCGCTTGAACTACGTCTCTCCGCTCCTGAATAACTTCGGGTACGCGCTCGCTGTCGAGAAGCTACTCGGAATCGAAGTCCCTGAACGTTGCGATTATATCCGCACGATCATGGGAGAGGTCAGCCGTCTATCAGACCACCTCACCTGTGTGGGAGCTGGCGGACTCGAGCTCGGAGCGATGACCGCCTTCCTTTACGCCATCGAAGGTCGCGAGCTTGTGTGGGATTTGATCGAGCAGGTGACTGGTGCCCGTCTGACCGTCAGCTACGGCAGAGTAGGGGGTGTCAAAGACGATCTGACCCCAGATTTCGCCGAGAATTGGGCCGTCGTCAAAAAGCGACTCCTCGAGATCCACGCCACCACCCATAAGTTGCTTACGCGTAACCGAATCTTCCTCGACCGAATGGAAGGAACCGGTGTGATTACGCCCGAGGCCGCGCTCTCGTACGGCTATACCGGCGTGTGTTTGCGCTCCACCGGAGTGGCCTACGATGTCCGAAAAGACCACCCGTACTTTTGTTACGATAAGGTTGACTTCGACGTACCGGTGGGTGCCCACGGAGATAACTTCGACCGCTATCTCTGCCGCATGGACGAGATCCTTCAGTCGATTCGTATCATCGACCAGTGCCTCGCTCAGATTCAACCCGGGCCCGTAAACTCGGACGACCCGCGCGTTGTGCTCCCTGAGAAAGTAAAGGTCTACAACACCATCGAATCCATGATTCAGCACTTCAAGATCATCTTCGAAGGCATTCAGGTCCCACCGGGTGAGGTCTACTCCTATACCGAAGGTGGAAACGGTGAGCTTGGCTACTACATCGTGTCGAACGGCACTGGAAAACCATGGAAAATCCACGTGAGAGCTCCAAGCTTCATCATGATGGGTGGAATCCACAAATTATTCGAAGGTTCGTTGCTCGCAGATATCATTCCCACTTTTGACACCATCAACATGATCGGTGGGGAGTGCGACCGCTAA
- a CDS encoding 2Fe-2S iron-sulfur cluster-binding protein, translating to MPKVNINGTEIEVDQGTTILRAAAEAGFDVPHFCYHPSLSRPANCRMCLVEVEGWPKLQPGCYTAVSDGMVVKTESDRVVKARKAVLEFILLNHPVDCPICDQAGECKLQDYYVDYDAQESRQRTEKQNKVKAYPIGPEVVYDGERCILCTRCIRFCEEITQTEELTIVERGDRAEIRAFPGRELDNDYSMCVVDLCPVGALTSRDFRFKCRVWLLTSTDSVCTGCATGCSIHLDHFRNEIQRYRPRYNPGVNDYWMCDKGRLSYKEVHTGRMVELAVNGAYVNWHSGMEAASSKLEKAIEEGGVGMLITPQSTCEDLHLAKKFGTEVAGASFFVGGKPDGNQDDFLIHRDKNPNRAGLEKVFKGTTVERFESLVDKIESGAITSLIMVGPWIPASGEAQARFAQALEKLSLFLYISSHAGEFAQKANVALPAATHAEKDGTFVNVKGVEQAIHQAFAPHGDALPEWQIFMRLAKALKKPFGYTFLSDIQKEMFVVEEAPAPAEEPVQPSAE from the coding sequence ATGCCAAAAGTTAATATTAACGGAACCGAGATCGAAGTCGATCAGGGGACAACCATCCTCCGAGCCGCTGCAGAAGCGGGCTTTGATGTTCCACATTTTTGCTACCATCCATCCCTCTCACGCCCTGCCAACTGCCGGATGTGTCTGGTGGAGGTAGAAGGTTGGCCGAAACTCCAGCCAGGTTGCTACACGGCCGTCTCCGACGGGATGGTGGTCAAGACCGAGAGCGACCGCGTCGTCAAGGCACGAAAGGCGGTTCTCGAGTTCATCCTCCTCAACCACCCGGTCGACTGCCCGATTTGCGACCAGGCCGGCGAGTGCAAATTGCAAGACTACTACGTCGACTATGACGCTCAGGAGTCTCGTCAGCGCACTGAGAAGCAAAACAAGGTCAAGGCGTATCCAATCGGACCTGAGGTCGTCTACGACGGCGAGCGCTGTATTCTTTGCACCCGTTGCATTCGATTCTGCGAAGAGATTACGCAGACCGAAGAACTTACGATCGTCGAGCGTGGTGACCGCGCCGAAATTCGTGCTTTCCCGGGACGTGAACTCGACAACGATTACTCGATGTGTGTGGTGGACCTCTGTCCCGTTGGCGCACTTACGTCTCGCGATTTCCGATTCAAGTGCCGCGTATGGCTTTTGACATCCACGGATAGCGTTTGCACAGGATGTGCGACCGGGTGCTCGATTCACCTCGACCATTTCCGAAATGAGATTCAGCGCTACCGTCCACGCTACAACCCAGGGGTCAACGACTACTGGATGTGCGACAAAGGGCGACTTTCCTACAAGGAAGTTCACACCGGTCGTATGGTTGAACTCGCGGTCAACGGAGCCTATGTCAACTGGCACTCGGGCATGGAAGCTGCCTCCTCGAAGCTTGAAAAGGCGATCGAAGAAGGCGGCGTCGGGATGTTGATTACACCTCAGTCGACCTGTGAAGACCTGCACCTCGCCAAGAAGTTTGGTACCGAGGTCGCCGGAGCATCCTTCTTCGTCGGCGGAAAGCCTGACGGAAATCAGGACGACTTCTTGATCCATCGCGATAAGAACCCCAATCGGGCAGGGCTCGAGAAGGTCTTCAAAGGCACTACGGTTGAGCGATTCGAATCGCTTGTCGACAAGATCGAGAGCGGTGCAATCACCTCACTGATCATGGTCGGACCTTGGATCCCTGCGTCGGGAGAAGCACAAGCTCGTTTTGCGCAAGCGCTCGAGAAGCTCTCGCTCTTTCTCTATATCTCGTCACATGCTGGCGAGTTTGCACAGAAAGCCAACGTGGCGTTGCCCGCCGCGACACACGCGGAGAAGGACGGAACGTTCGTCAACGTCAAGGGTGTAGAACAGGCCATTCATCAGGCCTTCGCTCCGCACGGAGACGCACTTCCTGAATGGCAAATCTTCATGCGCCTTGCTAAGGCACTCAAGAAGCCCTTCGGATACACCTTCCTCTCGGATATCCAGAAAGAAATGTTTGTAGTCGAAGAGGCACCGGCACCGGCTGAAGAGCCGGTCCAACCATCTGCTGAGTGA
- a CDS encoding complex I subunit 1/NuoH family protein, with the protein MWIEILITIAKIVCIVLGFVMALASAMTLLGDRKQSAAIQNRVGPNRARLPFINHPLLGVPHFLADGLKMVLKENIVPQGAHKGLHTVAPALVFLPALLGWAGVPFMDTWCTGEILVDKTNWQDICTGEEKYYFQIMNFNAGLLYAFAIASISVYGAAIAGWASNSNFSLLGGLRSSAQMVSYEVTMGLSLAGLIMIYGTLDLNEMVRQQGYLLWDWLPMWGIVVQPLAFFLFFLAGMAETKRAPFDVPEGESEIVAGYITEYSSMKFAVMQLGEYAATVFIAALIAILFLGGWHVPYLFADGFHFGNALHVELPYPAVVGLRIVAMCTKIIILVWLQFMMRWTLPRFRYDQIMVLGWKILLPLSIANLVVTALIMAII; encoded by the coding sequence ATGTGGATTGAAATTTTAATTACGATTGCCAAGATCGTCTGCATTGTACTCGGTTTTGTGATGGCTCTTGCGAGTGCCATGACTCTACTCGGTGACCGAAAGCAGTCCGCTGCTATTCAAAACCGTGTCGGACCTAACCGAGCGCGCTTGCCGTTCATCAATCACCCGCTCCTTGGGGTTCCGCACTTCCTCGCGGACGGCCTTAAAATGGTCCTCAAGGAGAACATCGTGCCCCAAGGGGCTCATAAAGGGCTGCACACTGTCGCTCCGGCCTTGGTGTTCCTGCCGGCACTCCTCGGATGGGCCGGTGTTCCCTTCATGGACACGTGGTGTACCGGTGAGATCTTGGTCGACAAGACGAACTGGCAAGATATCTGTACTGGCGAAGAGAAGTACTATTTTCAGATCATGAACTTTAATGCGGGTCTGCTCTACGCATTCGCAATCGCGAGTATCTCGGTTTACGGGGCGGCGATCGCGGGTTGGGCATCCAACAGCAACTTCTCACTCCTGGGTGGTTTGCGCTCATCTGCTCAGATGGTCTCGTATGAAGTCACGATGGGTCTCTCGCTTGCGGGACTCATCATGATTTACGGAACACTCGACCTCAATGAAATGGTGCGCCAACAGGGCTATCTGCTCTGGGATTGGCTCCCTATGTGGGGCATCGTAGTGCAGCCTCTCGCATTCTTCCTCTTCTTCCTCGCCGGTATGGCTGAGACGAAGCGCGCACCGTTCGACGTGCCAGAGGGTGAGTCTGAGATTGTTGCGGGTTATATCACCGAGTACTCGTCCATGAAGTTCGCGGTAATGCAGCTCGGTGAGTACGCGGCTACCGTCTTCATCGCAGCCTTGATCGCGATTCTCTTCCTCGGTGGTTGGCACGTCCCGTACCTTTTCGCGGACGGCTTCCACTTTGGAAATGCGCTTCATGTTGAGCTTCCGTACCCGGCTGTCGTCGGTCTGCGGATCGTCGCGATGTGCACCAAAATTATCATTCTCGTCTGGCTTCAATTCATGATGCGTTGGACGCTTCCACGTTTCCGTTACGACCAGATTATGGTGCTCGGTTGGAAGATTCTGCTCCCCTTAAGCATTGCTAATCTAGTGGTTACTGCGCTTATTATGGCGATTATCTGA
- a CDS encoding FG-GAP-like repeat-containing protein yields the protein MMRWILCLLTLFVTMELSAQVKMRRPFNNNVAFNYGYDNRGGSGCTDWNCGGHCYDGHTGTDFPIPLGTDVLVTANSTVVSTYNGCADYGSYGNTCGGRCGNHVKVRYGDGTTSVYCHMKRNSIVVSTGQSLSCGQKIGQSASSGSSTGPHLHLGWTASSTRDVFRGACTSSPGAWNQQNGYRQAVGTACSCVPSAEVCDGRDNDCDGQVDEGVKNACGQCGQVPAEVCDGQDNDCNGEVDDQEVCEIDWMNQRSETYAPAISTDVNGDGKADVCGRGSRGVWCHLANEVGFEPAPSAHATLSDEGNWDQAKYYSTVRMGDIDGDGKADLCARAGAMVYCWSFGEEEWSRVEGPTLSDESGWGKVEHYSTIRLTDINGDGRQDICARAAAGMRCWLSTTEGFSGSLAGPEWSNAAGFNMAKYYGTLRTGDINGDGKDDLCIRGPEGMTCALSDGEGFGEEFAGPAFSDANGWGHMKYWTSIRLADVNGDGMADICARSSSSLRCHFSEGTAFGEAVEVAALSDESGWGDVSNYATLRVGDINADGAKDLCIRANAKIICYAWSGAEFQRFDGPEWSDEDGWNSPKYYDTIRLADFDGDNRADICGRSPNGWTCVNATGEGFSEVSLLDEFTDGGGWDAKQYYTTIQYGGPACKLVETCNGRDDDCNGQVDDQPVDEGLPCELETPEHCMRGELTCSSGGLECVAVRDIFNPECVAQDPENNGGGVITDPDSPYNNGQDPTGEATPPQIQAEGAFCSSTQAQNPWLLFLALGWFFRRRIVAK from the coding sequence ATGATGCGCTGGATTTTATGTCTTTTGACTCTCTTTGTGACAATGGAACTTAGCGCACAGGTCAAGATGCGCCGCCCGTTCAACAATAACGTGGCCTTCAACTACGGCTATGACAACCGTGGAGGCTCTGGGTGTACGGACTGGAATTGCGGTGGTCATTGCTACGACGGCCATACGGGAACTGACTTTCCGATTCCTCTTGGCACAGACGTCCTGGTAACCGCCAATTCTACCGTAGTTTCCACATATAATGGATGCGCGGACTATGGCTCCTACGGCAACACGTGCGGTGGGCGATGCGGCAATCACGTCAAAGTACGATACGGGGATGGAACCACATCGGTCTATTGCCATATGAAACGGAACTCCATTGTCGTGAGCACCGGACAGTCATTGTCTTGTGGTCAGAAGATCGGTCAATCGGCGAGCTCGGGAAGCTCCACGGGACCGCACCTTCACCTCGGTTGGACGGCCAGTTCTACGCGCGACGTCTTTAGGGGCGCATGTACTTCCTCGCCAGGCGCTTGGAATCAACAGAATGGCTACAGGCAAGCCGTTGGAACTGCGTGTTCGTGTGTTCCATCAGCCGAAGTATGCGATGGACGCGACAATGATTGTGATGGTCAGGTCGATGAAGGGGTCAAGAACGCGTGTGGCCAGTGTGGCCAGGTACCGGCTGAGGTCTGTGACGGTCAAGACAATGATTGCAACGGAGAAGTAGACGATCAGGAAGTCTGTGAGATCGACTGGATGAATCAGCGCTCGGAGACCTACGCACCTGCTATCTCAACGGATGTAAACGGGGATGGAAAAGCGGACGTTTGCGGCCGAGGTTCTCGCGGTGTGTGGTGTCATCTGGCCAACGAGGTGGGCTTTGAGCCAGCACCTTCAGCGCATGCGACGTTGAGTGACGAGGGCAATTGGGACCAGGCAAAGTATTACAGTACTGTTCGCATGGGAGATATCGACGGTGACGGAAAGGCCGACCTCTGCGCTCGTGCAGGCGCGATGGTCTACTGCTGGTCCTTCGGTGAAGAAGAATGGTCGCGCGTTGAAGGGCCAACCCTTTCTGACGAATCCGGCTGGGGCAAGGTTGAGCACTATTCGACCATTCGCCTCACCGATATCAACGGCGATGGGCGCCAGGATATCTGCGCACGTGCAGCAGCCGGCATGCGCTGCTGGCTCTCGACCACCGAGGGATTCTCAGGCTCTTTGGCTGGCCCCGAATGGTCCAATGCTGCTGGATTCAATATGGCCAAATATTACGGCACGTTGCGTACCGGAGATATCAACGGTGACGGAAAGGATGACCTCTGTATCCGAGGTCCCGAAGGCATGACCTGCGCATTGAGCGATGGCGAGGGATTTGGCGAAGAATTTGCCGGTCCAGCGTTCTCAGATGCCAACGGTTGGGGACATATGAAGTACTGGACATCCATCCGCCTCGCGGACGTCAATGGCGACGGCATGGCTGATATCTGCGCCCGAAGTTCCAGCAGTTTACGGTGCCACTTCTCTGAGGGAACAGCGTTCGGAGAAGCTGTGGAAGTAGCGGCGCTCTCGGACGAATCTGGCTGGGGCGACGTGAGCAATTACGCGACCTTGAGAGTCGGAGATATCAACGCGGACGGCGCCAAGGACCTCTGCATTCGCGCTAACGCAAAAATCATTTGCTACGCGTGGAGCGGCGCGGAATTCCAGCGTTTTGATGGGCCAGAATGGTCGGATGAAGACGGTTGGAACTCTCCAAAATACTACGACACGATTCGCCTCGCGGACTTCGACGGCGACAATCGTGCGGATATCTGCGGTCGTTCGCCTAATGGCTGGACCTGTGTCAACGCGACAGGGGAGGGCTTCTCGGAAGTCTCACTCCTCGATGAGTTTACTGACGGAGGAGGTTGGGACGCCAAGCAATACTATACGACCATACAATACGGCGGACCCGCATGTAAGCTCGTTGAGACCTGCAATGGCCGAGACGATGATTGTAACGGTCAAGTCGATGACCAGCCGGTTGATGAAGGTCTCCCATGTGAACTCGAGACCCCAGAGCATTGTATGCGTGGTGAACTCACGTGTTCATCGGGAGGACTTGAGTGCGTTGCGGTCAGGGATATCTTTAATCCTGAGTGCGTAGCCCAAGATCCCGAGAACAACGGGGGAGGTGTCATTACGGATCCAGATTCACCTTATAATAACGGCCAGGATCCAACGGGAGAAGCTACGCCTCCGCAGATTCAGGCGGAAGGGGCGTTCTGCTCCTCGACACAGGCCCAAAACCCCTGGCTCCTATTCCTCGCTCTTGGCTGGTTCTTCCGGCGTCGTATCGTCGCGAAGTAG